One genomic region from Chthonomonas calidirosea T49 encodes:
- a CDS encoding restriction endonuclease: protein MLEKVRGANPALFERLVIRLLVAMGYGGGLPQAAQVVGGSGDEGIDGGIKEDELGLDVIYVQAKQWANPVGRPEVQKFVGALHGRGAKKGVFITSSEFTREARDYVNRLEPRVVLIDGTTMARLMIKHNVGVTTESVYELKSIDRDFFED, encoded by the coding sequence GTGCTGGAGAAGGTGCGCGGGGCAAATCCAGCGTTGTTCGAGCGCTTGGTGATCCGGCTCCTCGTTGCGATGGGGTACGGAGGCGGCCTGCCTCAAGCTGCTCAGGTCGTGGGTGGGAGCGGCGATGAAGGAATCGACGGCGGCATCAAAGAAGATGAATTGGGCCTGGACGTCATCTACGTTCAAGCCAAGCAATGGGCCAATCCGGTGGGGCGTCCTGAAGTTCAGAAGTTTGTCGGCGCGTTGCACGGAAGAGGCGCAAAGAAAGGCGTCTTCATTACAAGCTCGGAATTCACCAGGGAGGCACGCGATTATGTCAATCGGCTGGAGCCGCGAGTCGTTCTGATCGATGGGACGACCATGGCGCGCTTGATGATCAAACATAACGTGGGCGTAACTACCGAATCTGTTTATGAGCTGAAATCAATAGACCGGGATTTTTTCGAGGATTGA
- a CDS encoding Eco57I restriction-modification methylase domain-containing protein yields MNLKHLRNVRGFFSDYYLGSVFGGRRGRAGRLADRAIEIAQARFRRIRERAEGRVADAAATRERFIRPLLRDVLGFHLGAGEERIHALFASAEAEQAGERPLLLVYCGEWDEDLDSGRGRANPMHRLGEALAQKRLCHGFLVTGERIRLIRATGDGPRGAFLEADLAGLYDEEDPEAFAVFMKLFAAATFLYADDEPPPIEAIERESRAHAERVSEDLKGSVFRAAESLVSGLIADAVARKVIASPLDLDERQLQAYRDAALLALYRLLFILYAEARDPRLDEHQLYRESYSATDLLEGILRTPSRAWPENRCALWERLRALFRIYDQGLPSITPWEHIPPRGGDFFSRETPAGRILDEARLPDQQVARLILDLATTQPRRGVGRERVSFRELDIENLGAVYEGLLEYEPRIARETCIEARVQGREYVLTPEELVRLCEQKNLVLKGDFAVVQRTAAEPLHPQAQDEGADAEEDEPEEPDLDPEAAVEEPEAEEGAEDGLKRGGTARLLRRLEPGTFHFVPGPGRKGSGSFYTPRALVQDLVRHALGPLVEGKTAAEIERLRVLDPACGSAHFLVEAMRFLGQALHRAYVEEHRGKAPPEFRSTTGQGWDDNWRASDEAARAANSEARAWCKRRIAERCLFGVDLNPTAVELARVALWIESLAGDRPLTYFQHHIRCGNSLLGTWMARLEQPPLPGKQKKDQSQGFLPFQENIREAIREAARLRRFIDDARPEDLRREGIEPESTDEQRYKEHLRAKAEKTLAAAKLLFDLRSASAFVPEIWHEWDKLTNHIHDPGRDPECLRAYAERRPWWQDFEKVRERERFFHWELEFPEVFLDGDRPGFDAILGNPPWDKIKPDRKEFYGRYDVLIRAFVGGELDRRISELQRENPGLAAEFKAHEARINTLAACLKKGGDFHFQDWKVDGKSTGGDPDAFKFFVERAWQLAREGGRVGFVVPSAIYNNEGCTGLRYLLLEEAQIERFYAFENRKKIFPIDSRYKFVSLVFRKGRAEQDGFEAAFMRHDLAELDATARYRDWFVPVRRRELERLSPGTLAFLEYRSPRDREILLKMYGYDVEGNPVNPRPLLGDRGPGTWNARFYREFDMTNDRDLWTDSETGRLYNPRQILGPVSGTTSQPPYYDPAAWPEIRARMAEAGFWPLYEGKHIEQFLVDIRPIERWVSLEACEKKYGRLPDPGPKLVFRDIASNTNERTCIAAVLPERSCANNKLPIVSTSAVATDIASSVLNSLAFDFMIRFRVSSTMNFTHVSRAAVPHVSNVRELSIAPSRSVARQPVCHLSELRELWPSIWLTNRAVAEAYGLTPDDFEYILSTFPVFARKRPEFYAYLQERVQEWKREVEGAKVYAISTAGLARAAETSEVYETKPARQPANPAFQQAAVLAWVVHKLYSPGYPVSRFRAQKMLYLIEAATGTGLFTEFSKQAAGPYDPGLRYQGPEDIAVREKGWLVAWDDTHFEPGPNIDEARGYAAWYIDTRSAERVLEEFRTFRDETLERWTTVHLAAVELQSQGKSVTPEAILDYIRSVPVWQPKLSREAFTLGRVTDALDGLRKMGLLPHERRDMS; encoded by the coding sequence ATGAATCTGAAGCACCTGCGCAACGTCCGGGGTTTCTTTTCCGATTACTATCTCGGCAGCGTTTTCGGCGGGCGCCGAGGCCGGGCCGGCCGCCTCGCCGACCGCGCCATCGAGATCGCGCAAGCCCGTTTCCGGCGCATCCGGGAGCGAGCCGAGGGCCGGGTCGCCGACGCTGCGGCCACGCGCGAGCGGTTCATCCGTCCGCTGCTTCGCGATGTCCTGGGCTTCCACCTGGGAGCGGGTGAGGAGCGTATCCACGCCCTCTTCGCCAGCGCCGAGGCGGAACAGGCCGGCGAGAGGCCGTTGCTTCTCGTCTACTGCGGCGAGTGGGACGAAGACCTCGATTCGGGCCGCGGCCGAGCGAACCCCATGCACCGGCTGGGCGAGGCCCTGGCCCAGAAAAGGCTTTGCCACGGGTTCCTGGTTACCGGCGAGCGGATCCGTCTGATCCGCGCCACCGGCGACGGCCCGCGCGGCGCGTTCCTCGAGGCGGACCTCGCAGGTCTCTATGACGAGGAGGATCCGGAGGCCTTCGCCGTCTTCATGAAGCTTTTCGCCGCCGCGACGTTCCTGTACGCCGACGACGAACCTCCGCCCATCGAAGCGATCGAGCGGGAGAGCCGGGCGCACGCCGAGCGCGTTTCTGAGGACCTGAAGGGCTCCGTCTTTCGGGCGGCCGAATCCCTCGTCTCGGGCCTCATCGCCGACGCCGTCGCCCGGAAGGTGATCGCCTCACCCCTAGATCTCGACGAGAGACAACTGCAGGCCTACCGCGACGCCGCCCTCCTCGCCCTCTACCGCCTGCTCTTCATCCTCTACGCCGAGGCCCGCGACCCGCGTCTGGACGAGCACCAGCTGTACCGCGAAAGCTACTCGGCCACCGACCTGCTGGAGGGGATCCTGCGCACACCCAGCAGGGCATGGCCGGAGAACCGCTGCGCCCTCTGGGAGCGGTTGCGGGCGCTCTTCCGCATCTACGACCAGGGCCTACCGTCCATCACGCCCTGGGAGCACATCCCGCCCCGGGGCGGCGACTTCTTCAGCCGCGAGACCCCGGCGGGCAGGATCCTGGACGAGGCCCGCCTGCCCGACCAGCAGGTGGCCCGCCTGATCCTCGACTTGGCTACCACCCAACCGCGCCGCGGAGTAGGGCGCGAGCGGGTCTCCTTCCGGGAACTGGACATCGAGAACCTGGGTGCGGTCTACGAGGGGCTCCTCGAATACGAGCCCCGCATCGCCCGGGAGACCTGCATCGAGGCGCGGGTTCAGGGGCGCGAGTACGTGCTTACGCCCGAAGAACTCGTTCGACTCTGCGAGCAGAAGAACCTCGTCCTCAAGGGCGACTTCGCCGTGGTGCAGAGGACTGCGGCCGAGCCCCTACATCCGCAGGCCCAGGATGAGGGCGCCGACGCGGAAGAAGACGAGCCGGAAGAGCCGGATCTCGACCCCGAAGCGGCGGTGGAAGAGCCGGAGGCGGAGGAAGGGGCCGAGGACGGCCTCAAGCGGGGCGGCACCGCGCGGCTCCTGCGGCGGCTGGAACCCGGTACCTTCCACTTCGTTCCCGGCCCGGGCAGGAAGGGCTCCGGGTCGTTCTACACCCCGCGGGCCCTGGTGCAGGACCTGGTGCGCCACGCCTTGGGACCGCTGGTGGAGGGCAAGACCGCCGCCGAGATCGAGCGCCTGCGTGTGCTGGATCCCGCCTGCGGAAGCGCCCACTTCCTGGTCGAGGCCATGCGGTTCCTTGGCCAGGCGCTGCACCGCGCCTACGTCGAGGAGCATCGCGGCAAGGCGCCGCCCGAGTTCCGGTCCACCACGGGCCAAGGGTGGGACGACAACTGGCGCGCCAGCGACGAAGCGGCCCGGGCAGCCAACTCCGAGGCCCGCGCCTGGTGCAAGCGGCGCATCGCCGAACGCTGCCTCTTCGGCGTGGACCTGAACCCGACGGCGGTCGAGCTCGCCCGTGTGGCGCTCTGGATCGAGTCGCTCGCCGGCGACCGGCCGCTCACCTACTTCCAGCACCACATCCGCTGCGGCAACTCGCTGTTGGGAACCTGGATGGCACGCCTGGAGCAGCCACCGCTCCCGGGAAAACAGAAGAAAGACCAGAGCCAGGGCTTCCTCCCCTTCCAGGAAAACATCCGCGAGGCCATCCGCGAAGCGGCCCGCCTGCGCAGGTTTATCGACGACGCACGGCCCGAGGACCTCCGTCGCGAGGGCATCGAGCCCGAGAGCACCGATGAGCAGCGCTACAAGGAACACCTGCGCGCGAAGGCCGAGAAGACCCTGGCCGCCGCGAAGCTGCTTTTCGACCTCCGCTCCGCGAGCGCCTTCGTGCCGGAGATTTGGCACGAATGGGATAAGCTCACGAACCACATCCACGATCCCGGACGCGATCCCGAATGCCTTCGTGCTTATGCGGAAAGACGGCCCTGGTGGCAGGATTTCGAGAAAGTGCGCGAGCGCGAGCGCTTCTTCCACTGGGAACTCGAGTTCCCGGAGGTGTTCCTGGACGGCGACCGACCCGGCTTCGACGCGATTCTCGGCAACCCGCCGTGGGACAAGATCAAGCCCGACCGCAAGGAGTTCTATGGCCGCTACGACGTCCTCATTCGCGCCTTCGTGGGCGGGGAGCTGGATCGCAGGATCAGCGAGCTCCAGCGCGAGAACCCTGGACTGGCCGCGGAGTTCAAGGCGCACGAGGCGCGCATCAACACGCTGGCCGCCTGCCTCAAGAAAGGCGGCGATTTCCACTTCCAGGATTGGAAGGTTGATGGCAAGAGCACCGGGGGCGACCCGGACGCCTTCAAGTTCTTCGTTGAGCGCGCCTGGCAACTTGCCCGCGAGGGTGGCCGGGTAGGCTTCGTGGTTCCTTCGGCGATCTACAACAACGAGGGCTGCACAGGACTGCGCTACCTGCTCTTGGAGGAAGCCCAGATCGAGCGGTTCTACGCGTTCGAGAACCGCAAGAAGATCTTTCCGATCGATTCCAGATACAAGTTCGTGAGCCTCGTCTTTCGGAAGGGTCGAGCCGAGCAGGACGGCTTCGAGGCCGCCTTCATGCGCCACGACCTGGCGGAGCTGGACGCCACCGCCCGCTACCGGGACTGGTTCGTGCCCGTCCGCCGTCGGGAGCTGGAGCGCCTCTCGCCAGGAACGCTCGCCTTCCTCGAATACCGCTCCCCGCGGGACCGGGAGATCCTGCTTAAGATGTACGGCTACGACGTGGAAGGAAACCCGGTGAACCCCCGACCGCTTCTCGGCGACCGGGGCCCCGGCACCTGGAACGCGCGGTTCTACAGAGAATTCGACATGACCAACGACCGGGACCTGTGGACGGACTCCGAGACCGGCAGGCTCTACAACCCCCGTCAGATCCTCGGCCCCGTTTCCGGCACCACCTCGCAACCGCCCTATTACGACCCCGCCGCATGGCCCGAAATCCGCGCCCGTATGGCCGAGGCGGGCTTCTGGCCGCTCTACGAGGGCAAGCACATCGAGCAGTTCCTGGTGGACATCAGGCCCATCGAGCGCTGGGTGAGCCTCGAGGCGTGCGAGAAGAAGTACGGCCGGCTCCCCGACCCCGGCCCCAAGCTCGTCTTCCGCGACATCGCGAGCAACACCAACGAGCGCACCTGCATCGCAGCGGTGCTGCCGGAGCGGTCGTGTGCGAACAACAAGCTCCCGATCGTCTCGACGTCAGCAGTAGCTACGGACATCGCGAGTTCGGTGCTCAATTCACTCGCTTTCGACTTCATGATCCGGTTCCGCGTGTCCAGCACGATGAACTTTACCCACGTTTCCCGCGCAGCGGTGCCGCATGTATCGAATGTCCGTGAGCTGTCCATTGCACCCAGCCGTAGCGTCGCCCGCCAACCTGTCTGCCATCTCAGCGAGTTGCGCGAGCTCTGGCCGTCCATCTGGCTCACCAACCGCGCCGTCGCCGAGGCCTACGGCCTCACGCCCGACGATTTCGAATACATCCTCTCCACCTTCCCCGTCTTCGCCCGCAAGCGCCCGGAGTTTTATGCGTATCTGCAGGAGCGGGTCCAAGAATGGAAGCGGGAGGTGGAAGGAGCGAAGGTTTACGCTATCTCGACAGCGGGGCTTGCCCGTGCCGCCGAAACCTCGGAGGTCTACGAAACCAAGCCCGCACGCCAGCCGGCTAATCCAGCTTTTCAGCAAGCGGCCGTCCTTGCCTGGGTCGTCCACAAACTCTATTCCCCGGGCTACCCGGTGAGCCGCTTCCGGGCGCAGAAGATGCTCTACCTCATCGAAGCGGCCACGGGGACGGGCCTCTTCACCGAGTTCTCCAAGCAGGCCGCCGGTCCCTACGACCCCGGCCTCCGCTACCAAGGACCCGAAGACATCGCCGTGCGCGAGAAGGGCTGGCTGGTGGCGTGGGACGACACCCATTTTGAACCAGGTCCCAACATCGACGAAGCCCGGGGCTATGCTGCGTGGTATATCGACACCAGGTCGGCCGAGCGGGTTCTGGAAGAGTTCCGCACCTTCAGAGATGAAACGCTCGAGCGCTGGACCACTGTGCACCTGGCAGCGGTGGAGCTGCAGAGCCAGGGTAAATCTGTGACGCCGGAGGCCATCTTGGACTACATCCGGTCCGTCCCTGTGTGGCAGCCGAAACTCTCGCGGGAGGCGTTTACCCTGGGCCGTGTCACCGATGCGCTTGACGGCCTACGGAAGATGGGCCTTCTGCCTCATGAAAGGAGGGACATGTCATGA
- a CDS encoding four helix bundle protein, whose product MAKVERFEELIAWQKARELTEAIYEVTRQGAFAKDLGLSGQIQRAAVSIMSNIAEGFERGGRGEFHQFLSTAKASCAEVRSQLYVALDVGYLDQTSFDRLMKQAEEVARILGGLRAAVDKQRRDGGK is encoded by the coding sequence ATGGCGAAAGTCGAGCGTTTCGAAGAGTTGATTGCCTGGCAGAAGGCGCGGGAACTTACGGAGGCCATATACGAGGTGACGCGGCAAGGTGCCTTTGCAAAGGATTTGGGCTTGAGTGGCCAGATTCAACGAGCTGCGGTTTCGATTATGTCGAATATCGCGGAAGGATTCGAACGTGGGGGGCGTGGTGAGTTTCACCAGTTTCTTTCAACCGCCAAGGCCTCTTGTGCAGAGGTCCGTTCGCAGCTCTACGTAGCCCTTGATGTCGGCTATCTTGATCAAACGAGCTTCGACCGATTGATGAAACAGGCAGAAGAAGTTGCTCGCATCCTTGGTGGGTTGCGAGCTGCTGTGGACAAGCAACGAAGGGATGGCGGGAAATGA
- a CDS encoding sialate O-acetylesterase, with protein sequence MKATLSLLVVLLLCFALRPVSAQSNAGNADLPLVSRIFSSNMVLQRERRDPIWGWTTPNANVTVSVTGPYFQEHLVVTADDKGAWQTRIGPLPVGGPYQITVTGPDNQKEQFDNVLSGDVWLCSGQSNMQFGIANGLNAQQEIANANYPQIRLFSVQLYSVPTPMACLNPPQPNLVNQWVECNPQNVATGGWGGFSAVAYFFGRALYQALGVPIGLIHSSWGGTPAEAWISARSISQIADLQDALRKVENDPNAKPNSFGIMPSAPTVLYNGMIAPLVPYAIRGVIWYQGESNVGRAYQYRTLLAALIRDWRSAWNEGNFPFLIVQLPNFGPQKPDPTESAWAELRESQYIVASTVPNTGIVCTIDIGDANDIHPKDKQDVGKRLALYALAKVYGQKVTYSGPTFRSMKVEGHTVRIFFDHTDGGLVAKGGKLTGFAIAGSDKQWHWADAQIDGNSVVLSSPDVPNPVAVRYAWADNPECNLYNGAGLPAFPFRTDDWTEITRNNH encoded by the coding sequence ATGAAAGCGACCCTCTCTCTGCTCGTGGTCCTGCTGCTCTGTTTCGCCTTGCGACCCGTTTCTGCTCAGTCCAATGCTGGCAACGCAGATCTCCCTTTGGTGAGTCGCATCTTCAGCAGCAACATGGTGCTTCAACGGGAACGCAGAGACCCCATTTGGGGCTGGACCACCCCGAACGCCAATGTCACCGTCAGCGTGACCGGTCCCTATTTCCAAGAACATCTGGTGGTCACAGCGGATGATAAAGGAGCATGGCAGACACGCATCGGTCCTCTACCGGTTGGCGGGCCCTACCAAATAACAGTTACCGGCCCCGATAACCAAAAGGAACAGTTCGACAACGTGCTCTCCGGGGATGTCTGGCTTTGCTCTGGCCAAAGCAATATGCAGTTCGGCATTGCCAACGGCCTGAACGCACAGCAGGAGATCGCCAACGCCAACTACCCTCAAATACGCCTCTTTTCCGTGCAGCTCTACTCCGTTCCCACCCCCATGGCTTGCTTGAATCCTCCTCAGCCGAACTTGGTAAATCAGTGGGTAGAATGCAACCCCCAAAATGTGGCGACGGGAGGTTGGGGTGGTTTCTCTGCCGTTGCCTACTTCTTTGGCCGCGCGCTTTATCAGGCGTTGGGAGTGCCCATCGGGCTCATCCACTCCTCCTGGGGTGGCACGCCGGCCGAGGCATGGATCAGCGCTCGCTCCATCTCCCAAATTGCCGATCTTCAAGATGCGCTTCGCAAAGTGGAGAACGACCCGAATGCTAAACCGAACAGCTTTGGGATTATGCCTTCCGCCCCAACCGTGCTCTACAACGGCATGATCGCTCCCCTCGTGCCCTATGCCATTCGAGGAGTGATCTGGTATCAAGGCGAATCGAATGTTGGGAGGGCTTATCAGTATCGCACCCTGCTCGCCGCCCTCATTCGCGATTGGCGCTCTGCTTGGAACGAAGGCAACTTCCCCTTCCTCATCGTGCAGCTGCCTAACTTTGGCCCTCAAAAGCCCGATCCAACAGAAAGCGCCTGGGCGGAACTGCGCGAGTCCCAATACATTGTCGCCAGCACGGTGCCAAATACCGGCATCGTATGCACGATAGATATCGGCGACGCCAACGACATTCACCCCAAAGATAAGCAGGATGTCGGAAAGCGCCTCGCGCTCTACGCCTTAGCTAAAGTCTATGGACAAAAAGTGACCTACTCCGGCCCCACGTTCCGCTCGATGAAAGTGGAGGGTCATACGGTACGGATCTTTTTCGACCATACCGATGGAGGCCTCGTAGCAAAAGGCGGGAAGCTCACTGGGTTTGCGATTGCCGGTTCGGATAAACAGTGGCATTGGGCCGACGCCCAGATCGATGGCAACAGCGTGGTGCTCTCCTCACCCGATGTGCCTAACCCCGTGGCCGTTCGATACGCATGGGCCGATAATCCCGAGTGCAACCTCTACAATGGTGCTGGTCTTCCTGCCTTCCCCTTCCGCACCGATGACTGGACGGAGATAACCCGTAACAACCATTAA
- a CDS encoding helicase-related protein: protein MTDMLIETNTRVVVRDRPWIVREVKKIADGHHLLTLEALDGEEPIRLPVSVPPEEPQPLPTEDLCFELRQLDSLISWSSSHRILAATLVRETGLLSGARFGRVALEAYQLAPTLRLLAKPRPSLLVADDVGLGKTIEAGLAMLELMARGRVRRVLVVAPPGLMEQWRAELLEKFGLVFQIVGNASDLAAAQETLPAGVSPWDALPYVITSIDYLKKETVQNRALRKRWDLIIVDEAHALAESGTPQNPYRTQRTRLGGALRNASRSLLLLTATPHNGYAHAFRSLVELVEPTLATFSGSPEDLRRRVETAMIRRMKRQIRRRVDGGEVPVFPQRKVEGLPVPLSGPEKELLEKVSSYCSRTARQAEGTDEAELVGFAMQIVKKRALSSRRALLTTIENRLEALAKAEAREEAPSHAELRDYQADLPLTESQSERTARRILRSAIPKDEKRRRSELQSLKSIWARLKKLPDRDAKIEALLAELKCVFADDPAEKVIVFTEYRDTLEAIRARIDADPDLADHYVILHGGLTRGQRLRRQELFERPEIRVLLATDAASEGLNLQHHCRRVIHVELPWNPNRLEQRNGRVDRYGQSREPIIRFLYYPDSPEDDVLRRLVEKIEQMAADRVSTPDILGLIQGQQDFWQELVRLDAEAGDAESGKQGLVRTFEDRTEQFVRDLQPLLLASGGVRR, encoded by the coding sequence ATGACCGACATGCTGATCGAGACGAACACTCGGGTTGTGGTTCGCGACCGACCCTGGATCGTCCGGGAAGTGAAGAAGATAGCGGATGGGCACCACCTGCTCACGCTCGAAGCCCTGGATGGCGAGGAGCCCATCCGCCTTCCCGTGTCGGTGCCGCCCGAGGAACCGCAGCCCTTGCCTACGGAGGACCTCTGCTTCGAACTGCGCCAGCTCGATTCCCTGATATCGTGGTCGAGCAGCCACCGAATCCTGGCCGCCACGCTGGTGCGGGAGACAGGTCTCCTTTCGGGAGCCCGTTTCGGGCGGGTGGCGCTCGAGGCCTATCAACTGGCGCCAACGCTGCGCCTCTTGGCCAAGCCGCGCCCGAGCCTGCTCGTCGCCGACGACGTGGGGCTCGGGAAGACCATCGAGGCGGGACTCGCGATGCTGGAACTGATGGCCCGCGGGCGTGTGCGCCGCGTGCTGGTCGTCGCTCCCCCAGGGCTTATGGAGCAGTGGCGCGCGGAGTTGCTGGAAAAGTTCGGGCTGGTGTTCCAGATCGTGGGAAACGCCTCCGACCTGGCCGCTGCGCAGGAAACCTTGCCGGCGGGGGTGAGTCCGTGGGATGCACTTCCCTATGTCATCACCTCGATCGACTACCTCAAGAAAGAGACGGTGCAGAACCGGGCGCTGCGCAAGCGCTGGGATCTGATCATCGTGGACGAGGCGCATGCCCTTGCCGAGTCGGGGACACCGCAGAATCCCTACCGCACGCAGCGGACCCGCCTCGGAGGGGCGCTCCGGAATGCGAGCCGCAGCCTGCTCCTCCTCACGGCGACGCCGCACAACGGCTACGCGCATGCCTTCCGCTCCCTCGTGGAACTGGTGGAACCGACCCTAGCCACGTTCTCGGGGTCGCCAGAGGACCTTCGCCGGCGCGTGGAGACGGCCATGATCCGGCGGATGAAGCGACAGATCCGACGCCGGGTCGACGGTGGCGAGGTGCCAGTTTTCCCTCAGCGCAAGGTCGAAGGGCTGCCGGTTCCTCTCTCAGGGCCCGAAAAGGAGCTCCTCGAGAAGGTTTCGTCCTACTGCTCGCGAACCGCACGTCAGGCCGAAGGGACCGACGAGGCGGAGCTTGTCGGCTTTGCCATGCAGATCGTAAAGAAGCGGGCCCTTTCGTCCCGCCGGGCACTGCTTACCACAATCGAAAATCGGCTCGAGGCGCTCGCCAAGGCCGAAGCCCGGGAGGAAGCCCCCTCCCACGCGGAGCTTCGGGACTATCAGGCAGATCTTCCCCTCACCGAATCGCAGAGCGAGCGGACGGCGCGGCGCATCCTCAGGTCCGCCATCCCGAAGGACGAGAAACGCCGCCGTTCCGAACTGCAGAGCCTCAAAAGCATCTGGGCGCGCCTCAAAAAACTGCCCGATCGGGATGCAAAAATTGAGGCTCTGCTCGCGGAACTCAAATGCGTCTTCGCCGACGACCCGGCGGAAAAAGTCATCGTCTTTACCGAATACCGAGACACGCTCGAAGCGATCCGCGCCCGCATCGACGCCGATCCCGACCTGGCGGACCACTACGTCATTCTGCACGGCGGCCTGACCCGGGGACAGCGGCTCCGGCGGCAGGAGCTGTTCGAGCGCCCAGAGATCCGCGTTCTGCTCGCCACGGACGCAGCGAGCGAGGGGCTCAACCTCCAGCATCACTGCCGCCGGGTCATCCACGTGGAGCTTCCCTGGAACCCGAACCGGCTGGAGCAGCGCAACGGTCGCGTGGACCGCTACGGCCAGAGCCGAGAGCCGATCATCCGTTTCCTCTACTACCCCGATAGCCCTGAAGACGATGTCCTGCGCCGTCTCGTCGAGAAGATCGAGCAGATGGCAGCGGATCGGGTATCGACCCCGGACATCCTGGGACTGATCCAAGGCCAGCAGGATTTTTGGCAGGAACTGGTCCGCCTCGACGCGGAGGCGGGCGATGCCGAGTCGGGAAAGCAGGGGTTGGTGCGCACCTTCGAGGACCGCACCGAACAGTTCGTGCGTGACTTGCAACCTCTCCTGCTTGCGAGCGGGGGCGTCCGAAGATGA